In the Colletotrichum lupini chromosome 1, complete sequence genome, one interval contains:
- a CDS encoding hsp70-like protein: MASGGKAVGIDLGTTYSCVAYYSNDKIEIIANDQGNRTTPSFVGFTDTERLIGDAAKNQVAMNPHNTVFDAKRLIGRKFQDSEVQADMKHFPFKVIEKGGKPNIEVEFKGETKTFTPEEISAMVLTKMRETAESFLGGQVNNAVVTVPAYFNDSQRQATKDAGLIAGLNVLRIINEPTAAAIAYGLDKKAEGERNVLIFDLGGGTFDVSLLTIEEGIFEVKSTAGDTHLGGEDFDNRLVNHFVNEFKRKHKKDLSSNARALRRLRTACERAKRTLSSSAQTSIEIDSLFEGIDFYTSITRARFEELCQDLFRSTIQPVDRVLTDAKVDKSQVHEIVLVGGSTRIPRVQKLISDYFNGKEPNKSINPDEAVAYGAAVQAAILSGDTSSKSTNEILLLDVAPLSLGIETAGGMMTKLIPRNTTIPTKKSEVFSTFSDNQPGVLIQVYEGERQRTKDNNLLGKFELTGIPPAPRGVPQIEVTFDLDANGIMNVSAVEKGTGKSNKIVITNDKGRLSKEDIERMLAEAEKFKDEDEAEAQRVSAKNGLESYAYSLRNTLSDSKVDEKLEADDKEKLKTEIDTIVTWLDENQQATREEYEERQKELEGIANPIMMKFYGSAGGPPGAGGAPGGFPGAPGGAPPGNHDDGPTVEEVD; this comes from the exons ATGCGTCGCATACTACTCCAACGACAAGATTGAAATCATTGCAAACGATCAGGGAAATCGCACAACCCCGAGCTTTG TTGGTTTCACCGACACTGAGCGTCTGATCGGAGATGCGGCCAAGAACCAGGTCGCCATGAACCCCCACAACACGGTCTTCGATGCCAAGCGTCTCATCGGCCGCAAGTTCCAGGACTCCGAGGTCCAGGCCGATATGAAGCACTTCCCGTTCAAGGTCATCGAGAAGGGCGGCAAGCCCAACATCGAGGTCGAGTTCAAGGGCGAGACCAAGACCTTCACTCCCGAGGAGATCTCCGCCATGGTCCTGACCAAGATGCGTGAGACTGCTGAGTCTTTCCTCGGCGGCCAGGTCAACAATGCTG TCGTCACTGTTCCCGCCTACTTCAACGACTCCCAGCGTCAGGCTACCAAGGACGCCGGTCTCATTGCCGGCCTCAACGTCCTTCGTATCATCAACGAGCCTACGGCTGCCGCCATTGCCTACGGTCTTGACAAGAAGGCTGAGGGTGAGCGCAACGTTCTCATCTTCGATCTTGGTGGTGGTACTTTCGATGTGTCTCTCTTGACCATTGAGGAGGGCATTTTCGAGGTCAAGTCCACCGCTGGTGACACTCACTTGGGTGGTGAGGACTTCGACAACCGCCTTGTCAACCACTTTGTCAACGAGTTTAAGCGCAAGCACAAGAAGGACCTGTCCTCCAACGCCCGCGCTCTGCGCCGTCTCCGCACCGCTTGCGAGCGTGCCAAGCGCACCCTGTCCTCGTCTGCCCAGACCTCCATCGAGATCGACTCCCTGTTCGAGGGTATCGACTTCTACACCTCCATCACCCGTGCTCGCTTCGAGGAGCTTTGCCAGGACCTGTTCCGCTCTACCATCCAGCCCGTCGACCGTGTCCTCACCGACGCCAAGGTCGACAAGTCCCAGGTCCACGAGATCGTCCTGGTCGGAGGTTCCACCCGTATCCCCCGTGTCCAGAAGCTCATCTCCGACTACTTCAACGGTAAGGAGCCCAACAAGTCCATCAACCCCGATGAGGCTGTTGCCTACGGCGCTGCCGTCCAGGCCGCCATTCTGTCCGGTGACACCTCCTCCAAGAGCACCAACGAGATCCTTCTTCTCGATGTTGCCCCTCTGTCCCTCGGTATCGAGACTGCTGGTGGCATGATGACCAAGCTCATTCCCCGCAACACCACCATTCCCACCAAGAAGTCCGAGGTCTTCTCCACCTTCTCCGACAACCAGCCCGGTGTCCTCATCCAGGTCTACGAGGGTGAGCGCCAGCGCACCAAGGACAACAACCTTCTCGGCAAGTTCGAGCTTACCGGCATTCCCCCCGCTCCCCGCGGTGTTCCCCAGATTGAGGTCACCTTCGACCTTGACGCCAACGGAATCATGAACGTCTCCGCTGTCGAGAAGGGTACCGGCAAGTCCAACAAGATTGTCATCACCAACGACAAGGGCCGTCTTTCCAAGGAGGACATTGAGCGCATGCTTGCTGAGGCCGAGAAGTTCAAGGATGAGGATGAGGCCGAGGCCCAGCGTGTCTCTGCCAAGAACGGTCTCGAGTCTTACGCCTACTCCCTCCGCAACACCCTCAGCGACTCCAAGGTCGACGAGAAGCTTGAGGCTGACGACAAGGAGAAGCTCAAGACTGAGATCGACACCATCGTCACCTGGCTCGACGAGAACCAGCAGGCTACTCGCGAGGAGTACGAGGAGCGCCAGAAGGAGCTTGAGGGCATTGCCAACCCCATCATGATGAAGTTCTACGGCTCTGCTGGCGGTCCTCCCGGTGCTGGCGGTGCCCCTGGCGGCTTCCCCGGTGCTCCCGGCGGCGCTCCCCCCGGCAACCACGACGACGGCCCTACCGTCGAGGAGGTTGACTAA